The following proteins are encoded in a genomic region of Hymenobacter siberiensis:
- a CDS encoding polysaccharide biosynthesis/export family protein, which produces MLVLGLLSSCTQNLFTTKKALPAPSTLDVGPAYQYHLRRDDKVSLSVWDHEELSVGSIYGHYSVNEIEGKWLLVDATGGLNVPKVGSYHVEGLTVPEAEEMLEKVLSKWIVNPQLTLKVLNMEATVLGEVGIPGKQRFEKERNTLVEVLGKAGDFGAYADKRHVKVLRQDATGTKTTEVDLTQLSNFERNNLVILPGDVVYVPAKNGKQFDRKAPSVLGIASIVSTILILTRFFL; this is translated from the coding sequence TTGCTCGTACTTGGCTTGCTGAGCAGCTGCACCCAAAACCTGTTCACTACTAAAAAGGCGCTGCCGGCACCCAGCACCCTCGACGTGGGCCCGGCCTACCAGTACCACCTGCGCAGGGACGATAAAGTCAGCCTCAGCGTGTGGGACCACGAGGAGCTGAGCGTGGGCTCCATCTACGGGCACTACAGCGTGAACGAAATAGAGGGCAAATGGCTGCTAGTGGACGCTACCGGCGGCCTGAACGTGCCCAAGGTGGGCTCCTACCACGTGGAGGGCCTTACGGTGCCCGAGGCGGAGGAAATGCTGGAGAAAGTGCTGAGCAAGTGGATTGTGAACCCGCAGCTGACCCTGAAAGTGCTGAACATGGAAGCCACCGTACTCGGTGAAGTGGGCATTCCCGGCAAGCAGCGCTTTGAGAAGGAGCGCAACACCCTGGTGGAGGTGCTGGGCAAGGCCGGCGACTTTGGCGCCTACGCCGACAAGCGCCATGTGAAAGTGCTGCGCCAGGATGCCACCGGCACCAAAACCACAGAAGTCGACCTGACCCAGCTCAGCAACTTCGAGCGCAACAACCTGGTGATTTTGCCCGGTGATGTGGTGTACGTACCGGCCAAAAACGGCAAGCAGTTTGACCGCAAAGCGCCGTCGGTGCTGGGCATTGCTTCCATCGTGAGCACCATTCTCATTCTCACCCGCTTCTTTTTATAA
- a CDS encoding response regulator produces the protein MLNKTEKIFLVDDDPYCRCLIEHAVRSHGFSDVHLFESGGACLDALIEEPDIIFLDQSMGSVSGTDALRAIKRFNPDTYVVLVSGQRHVQVAVDSLKLGAFDYVVKDDHLTTRLITVLDKIGAVSQLLAQRQAPQPSRLKAFFSSFSKPAPVVGAPSLSNAPHDSTSTPSRPTGSESLARTWLAEQLHPKPVHY, from the coding sequence ATGCTTAACAAAACCGAAAAAATATTCCTGGTCGACGACGACCCTTATTGCCGCTGTTTGATAGAGCACGCGGTGCGCAGCCACGGCTTTAGTGACGTGCACCTGTTTGAAAGCGGCGGGGCCTGCCTGGATGCGCTCATCGAGGAACCAGACATCATTTTTCTGGACCAGAGCATGGGCAGCGTGTCAGGCACCGACGCCCTGCGGGCCATTAAGCGCTTCAACCCTGACACCTATGTGGTGCTCGTGAGTGGGCAGCGCCACGTGCAGGTAGCCGTGGACTCGCTCAAGCTCGGGGCGTTCGACTACGTGGTGAAGGACGACCATCTCACCACCCGGCTCATCACGGTACTCGACAAAATTGGCGCGGTGAGCCAGCTGCTGGCCCAGCGCCAGGCGCCCCAGCCCTCGCGGCTCAAGGCCTTTTTCTCTTCCTTTTCCAAGCCGGCACCCGTGGTGGGTGCGCCTTCCCTTTCCAATGCCCCTCATGATTCAACTAGTACACCTTCGCGGCCCACTGGGTCTGAGTCTCTTGCTCGTACTTGGCTTGCTGAGCAGCTGCACCCAAAACCTGTTCACTACTAA
- a CDS encoding pyridoxal phosphate-dependent aminotransferase — protein MQVSKMAAGLIGSEIIRIGNQVSEQVRQGANICNLTIGDFDSKIFPIPTGLTAGIIAAYQAGMTNYPPAAGMGELRDSVSAFLKIRQGLEYGPNDILIAGGSRPLIYATYRALLDEGDKAIFPLPSWNNNHYCHLVGATPVAVPTLPENDFMPTAADLAPHVAGATLLALCSPLNPTGTLFTKEGLEEICDLVIAENKRRGPDEKPLYILYDQIYWLLTFGDAKHFDPVSLRPELRDYVIYIDGTSKCFAATGVRVGYSFGPTGIIEKMKSILGHVGAWAPKAEQVAMGKFLPQTAAVDEFLTSIKDRLQSSLTALFEGLKELKAQGYPVDAVVPAGAIYLTAKIDVLGRTAPDGTVLTTTAELTSYLIAEAKLALVPFSAFGSPATEPWFRASVGAETVDSITSALPRLKAALDKLK, from the coding sequence ATGCAAGTATCCAAGATGGCAGCCGGCCTTATCGGCTCCGAAATTATTCGAATTGGCAACCAGGTAAGCGAGCAGGTGCGCCAGGGCGCGAACATCTGCAACCTGACCATTGGTGATTTTGACTCCAAAATTTTTCCGATTCCGACCGGTCTCACCGCTGGCATTATCGCGGCCTACCAGGCCGGCATGACCAACTACCCGCCCGCCGCCGGCATGGGCGAGCTGCGCGACAGCGTATCGGCCTTCCTGAAAATCCGCCAGGGCCTGGAGTACGGCCCCAATGACATTCTGATTGCCGGCGGCTCGCGGCCGCTCATCTACGCCACCTACCGTGCTTTGCTGGACGAAGGCGACAAAGCTATTTTCCCGCTGCCCAGCTGGAACAACAACCACTACTGCCACCTTGTAGGAGCCACGCCGGTCGCCGTACCCACGCTGCCCGAAAACGACTTCATGCCCACGGCCGCCGACCTGGCCCCGCACGTGGCCGGTGCCACGCTGCTGGCCCTGTGCTCGCCGCTGAATCCCACCGGCACCTTATTCACCAAGGAAGGCCTGGAAGAGATATGCGACCTGGTGATTGCTGAAAACAAGCGCCGTGGTCCCGACGAAAAGCCGCTCTACATCCTCTACGACCAGATTTACTGGCTCCTCACCTTTGGCGATGCCAAGCACTTCGACCCCGTAAGCCTGCGCCCCGAGCTGCGCGATTACGTCATCTACATCGACGGTACTTCCAAGTGCTTTGCCGCCACTGGCGTACGCGTGGGCTATAGCTTCGGGCCAACCGGCATTATCGAGAAGATGAAGTCCATCCTGGGCCACGTTGGGGCCTGGGCTCCTAAAGCCGAACAGGTGGCCATGGGTAAATTCCTGCCCCAGACCGCCGCCGTTGATGAGTTCCTGACCAGCATTAAAGACCGCCTGCAAAGCTCCCTAACCGCGCTGTTCGAAGGCTTGAAGGAGCTGAAAGCTCAGGGCTACCCCGTCGATGCCGTGGTTCCCGCCGGGGCCATCTACCTCACCGCCAAAATCGACGTGCTGGGCCGCACCGCCCCCGACGGCACCGTGCTCACCACCACCGCCGAGCTCACCTCCTACCTCATCGCCGAGGCCAAGCTGGCGCTAGTGCCGTTCTCGGCCTTTGGCTCGCCGGCCACCGAGCCGTGGTTCCGCGCCTCGGTGGGCGCTGAGACGGTGGATTCGATTACGTCGGCGTTGCCACGTTTGAAGGCGGCGTTGGATAAGTTGAAGTAG
- a CDS encoding outer membrane beta-barrel protein: protein MLAGISCFAPLAAQAQSRSTLSGTVSSAAGSPVEFATVTLHRATDSVAVKSELSDVQGRFQLEAATGGSYRVSVAQVGFARYWSPVYALPVAGLAVPVIRLATSKATTLKEVTVTARKPLFEHLADRTVVNVADSPLTAGATTLEVLTRAPGMTMAGDNIMSLRGRLGLLVVIDGKRVPLTGAELADYLRALPAEQLQSIDLITNPPAQYDAQGGAGVIDIHLKKDQRLGTNGSANASYGRGEYGKFTGGFGLNHRRKRLNLYGNYAYTDRHGFVRVDFNRQFGTTALLPAASSVQANEQLSWLRSHSGKVGLDLTLSKRTQLGVSATALASQTTNTTTNQTQLYNAAGEAADHYSAAVAQDINRPNGSANLNLRHAFADSATAAVLTADADYARYHTTRLMALNTYFDAPALPSTLLTGDQRNNLSIGAAKVDFSLPLPHRARLETGAKVTRVKTDNDAVFWYNGAFSPALSSSFQYRENVNAAYVSLKGAAAQTTWQAGLRAEQTNTQADFTGETSRERHYLNLFPSATVQRTLSARHALGLAVARRIDRPNYTQLNPLRTYLDATSYSAGNPDLVAQTSYSVELTHTYRQKFISALAYARTDQPIVNVVLPAPDGGRLVVNRNVNLSTLHNYSLTLTAPLELSKWWTLYANGTFYYARYVGYLAGTALDRGQLACTLTANNSFTMPNGWSADVSGLYESREVYGFEAIRPRGQVAAGLQKSIWKKQGTLRLNAADIFYTTPLHITSTYASFTETFFTRQDSRVVTAALTYRLGSSSVTAARKRAAGADEELRRAAGQ from the coding sequence ATGCTCGCCGGAATCAGTTGTTTCGCACCATTAGCCGCCCAGGCCCAGAGCCGCTCCACGCTGAGCGGGACCGTGAGCAGCGCTGCGGGCTCGCCCGTGGAATTTGCCACCGTGACCCTGCACCGCGCCACCGATTCGGTGGCCGTAAAATCGGAGCTCAGCGACGTGCAGGGCCGGTTCCAGCTGGAGGCGGCTACGGGTGGCTCCTACCGGGTTTCGGTGGCGCAGGTGGGCTTTGCCCGGTACTGGAGCCCGGTGTATGCCCTGCCGGTGGCCGGCCTGGCCGTGCCGGTTATCCGCCTGGCAACCAGCAAGGCTACTACCCTGAAGGAAGTGACCGTAACGGCCCGCAAGCCCCTGTTTGAGCACCTGGCCGACCGCACCGTGGTGAACGTAGCCGACAGCCCGCTCACGGCCGGGGCCACCACGCTGGAGGTGCTGACCCGCGCGCCGGGCATGACCATGGCCGGGGATAATATCATGAGCCTGCGCGGCCGGCTGGGCCTGTTGGTGGTCATCGATGGCAAGCGCGTGCCCCTCACCGGCGCGGAGCTGGCCGACTACCTCAGGGCTCTGCCCGCCGAGCAGCTGCAAAGCATTGACCTGATTACCAACCCGCCGGCGCAGTACGACGCCCAGGGCGGCGCGGGCGTGATTGACATCCACCTGAAAAAGGACCAGCGCCTGGGCACCAACGGCAGCGCCAACGCCAGCTACGGGCGGGGGGAGTACGGCAAATTTACGGGGGGCTTCGGACTCAACCACCGGCGCAAACGCCTGAACCTGTACGGCAACTATGCTTACACCGACCGGCACGGGTTTGTGCGGGTCGATTTCAACCGGCAGTTTGGCACTACGGCGCTGCTGCCGGCAGCCAGCAGCGTGCAGGCCAACGAGCAGCTGTCGTGGCTGCGCTCGCACAGCGGGAAAGTTGGGCTGGATTTGACGCTTTCCAAACGCACGCAGCTCGGCGTTTCGGCCACCGCGCTGGCCAGCCAGACCACCAACACGACCACCAATCAGACCCAGCTCTACAACGCGGCCGGCGAGGCGGCCGACCATTATTCTGCGGCGGTAGCGCAGGACATTAACCGACCCAACGGCAGCGCCAACCTGAACCTGCGCCACGCCTTCGCCGACTCGGCCACGGCCGCCGTCCTCACCGCCGACGCCGACTACGCCCGCTACCACACCACCCGCCTGATGGCGCTGAATACGTATTTCGACGCGCCCGCGCTGCCTTCCACCCTGCTCACCGGCGACCAGCGCAACAACCTGAGCATTGGGGCGGCGAAGGTTGATTTCAGCCTGCCCCTGCCCCACCGAGCGCGCCTGGAAACCGGCGCGAAAGTGACCCGGGTAAAAACCGATAACGACGCCGTTTTTTGGTACAATGGCGCATTCAGCCCGGCTCTTTCGAGCAGCTTTCAGTACCGCGAAAATGTGAATGCCGCGTATGTCAGCCTGAAGGGTGCTGCCGCCCAAACCACCTGGCAGGCGGGCCTGCGCGCCGAGCAGACCAATACGCAGGCCGATTTCACGGGCGAAACCAGCCGTGAGCGGCACTACCTCAACCTGTTTCCCAGCGCCACGGTGCAGCGCACGCTCAGCGCCCGGCACGCGCTGGGCCTGGCCGTGGCCCGGCGCATCGACCGGCCCAACTACACGCAGCTGAACCCGTTGCGGACTTACCTCGACGCAACTTCCTATAGCGCCGGCAACCCCGATTTGGTGGCCCAGACCAGCTATTCGGTCGAGCTGACGCACACCTACCGCCAGAAGTTCATCAGCGCCCTGGCCTACGCCCGCACCGACCAACCCATTGTGAACGTGGTGCTGCCCGCCCCCGACGGCGGCCGCCTGGTGGTGAACCGCAACGTGAACCTGAGCACCCTGCACAACTACAGCCTCACCCTCACCGCACCCCTGGAGCTCAGCAAATGGTGGACGCTCTACGCCAACGGCACCTTCTACTACGCGCGCTACGTGGGCTACCTGGCCGGCACTGCCCTCGACCGGGGCCAGCTGGCCTGCACCCTCACTGCCAACAACAGCTTCACGATGCCCAACGGCTGGTCGGCCGACGTGAGCGGGCTCTACGAGTCACGGGAAGTGTATGGTTTTGAGGCCATCCGGCCACGCGGCCAGGTAGCGGCGGGGCTGCAAAAAAGCATCTGGAAAAAACAGGGCACCCTGCGCCTGAACGCGGCCGATATTTTCTACACCACGCCCCTGCACATCACCTCCACCTACGCCAGCTTCACCGAAACCTTTTTTACCCGACAGGACTCGCGGGTGGTTACGGCGGCCCTCACCTACCGTTTAGGCAGCAGCAGCGTGACGGCCGCCCGCAAGCGCGCCGCCGGGGCCGACGAGGAGCTGCGCCGCGCCGCCGGACAGTAG
- the tsaE gene encoding tRNA (adenosine(37)-N6)-threonylcarbamoyltransferase complex ATPase subunit type 1 TsaE has translation MHPLILTVPSLAALPAAATRLQAAIAEAGCPVVAFQGEMGAGKTTLIRALAGALGVVDDVSSPTFSLVNEYRDARDTPIYHFDFYRIDSIAEAEQMGATEYLDSGYLCLVEWPARVAALLPVPYLEVRVLVLPDETREIELKIIN, from the coding sequence ATGCATCCCCTTATCCTCACCGTTCCTTCGCTGGCGGCCCTGCCCGCCGCCGCTACCCGCCTGCAGGCGGCCATTGCCGAAGCCGGCTGCCCGGTGGTGGCCTTTCAGGGCGAGATGGGGGCGGGCAAAACCACCCTCATTCGGGCGCTGGCTGGCGCGCTGGGCGTCGTCGATGACGTCAGCAGCCCCACATTCTCCCTGGTAAACGAGTACCGCGATGCCCGCGACACGCCTATTTACCACTTCGACTTCTACCGGATTGACTCCATCGCCGAAGCCGAGCAGATGGGCGCAACGGAGTACCTCGATTCCGGGTATCTTTGTTTGGTAGAATGGCCAGCCCGCGTGGCGGCTCTTTTGCCCGTGCCCTACCTCGAAGTGCGCGTGTTGGTATTGCCGGATGAAACCCGGGAAATTGAATTAAAAATTATAAATTAA
- a CDS encoding alanine dehydrogenase: MPEQLPSGFESLATSRAYFTQESMLAVETRKRKLFIGMPRETSLQENRLGLTPEAVHHLVSAGHEVVMEAGAGEPSKYADHDYSEAGAQIAYSTEEVFKADILLKVAPPTLEEIELLHSGQTLISALQMGSMTQEYISALSRKKINAIGFELMKDPSGARPVVRAMSEIAGSTVMLIAAEYLARSNEGKGIILGGITGVPPSQVVILGAGTVAEYAARAATGLGAEVKVFDNHLYKLRRLKHNLGMQLYTSTLDTFALSQQIRRADVVIGALAVEDGRIPFMVPEEMVASMASGSVIIDVSIDQGGCFETSEMTSHSSPIFRKYDVVHYCVPNIASRVPRTATNALSNIFTPILQEISQHGGINEVLFTNEHFRSGVYIYRGSLTNAMIAKKFNLRYKELGLLIAVRN; this comes from the coding sequence ATGCCCGAGCAGCTACCCTCCGGTTTTGAGTCCTTGGCCACCAGCCGTGCCTATTTCACGCAGGAATCGATGCTGGCCGTGGAAACGCGCAAGCGGAAGCTCTTCATCGGGATGCCGCGCGAAACCTCGCTCCAGGAAAACCGCCTCGGCCTCACGCCCGAAGCCGTGCATCACCTCGTTTCGGCCGGCCACGAGGTAGTGATGGAAGCCGGTGCGGGCGAGCCCAGCAAGTACGCCGACCACGACTACTCCGAAGCCGGAGCGCAGATTGCCTACTCCACCGAGGAGGTGTTCAAAGCCGATATTCTGCTGAAAGTGGCCCCGCCCACGCTCGAAGAAATTGAGCTGCTGCACTCCGGCCAAACCCTGATTTCGGCCCTCCAGATGGGCTCCATGACGCAGGAATACATTTCGGCCCTCTCGCGCAAAAAAATCAACGCCATCGGCTTCGAGCTGATGAAAGACCCCAGCGGCGCCCGCCCCGTGGTACGCGCCATGAGCGAAATCGCAGGCTCGACGGTGATGCTGATTGCGGCCGAATACCTGGCCCGTTCCAACGAGGGCAAGGGCATTATTCTGGGTGGCATCACGGGCGTGCCGCCGTCGCAGGTGGTCATCCTCGGGGCCGGCACGGTGGCCGAGTACGCCGCCCGTGCCGCTACCGGCCTCGGGGCCGAAGTGAAGGTGTTCGACAACCACCTCTACAAGCTGCGCCGCCTCAAGCACAACCTGGGCATGCAGCTATATACCAGCACGTTGGACACGTTCGCGCTCAGCCAGCAAATTCGCCGGGCCGACGTGGTCATCGGCGCGCTGGCGGTGGAAGACGGCCGCATTCCCTTCATGGTGCCCGAGGAAATGGTGGCCAGCATGGCCTCCGGCTCCGTCATCATCGACGTGAGCATCGACCAGGGCGGCTGCTTCGAAACCAGCGAGATGACCAGCCACAGCAGCCCCATCTTCCGCAAATACGACGTGGTGCACTACTGCGTGCCCAACATCGCCTCCCGCGTGCCCCGCACCGCCACCAACGCGCTGAGCAACATCTTCACGCCCATCCTCCAGGAAATCAGCCAGCACGGCGGCATCAACGAAGTGCTGTTCACCAACGAGCATTTCCGCAGCGGCGTGTATATCTACCGAGGCTCGCTGACGAATGCGATGATTGCGAAGAAATTTAATTTGCGGTATAAGGAGTTGGGGTTGTTGATTGCGGTGCGCAATTAA
- a CDS encoding RibD family protein, whose product MPKTTRPRVICHMMSSLDGRTILSRWGQSPDTKEYETTAATFGADAWMCGRVTMEKDFTKALAPDLQPVSHPLDRQDFVADYTADSFAIAVDAHGKLGWKSGSIDDDHLISILSEQVSDEYLAYLRNQGVSYLFGGTKELDLALVLDKLGRLFPIKTILLEGGGHINGSMLKAGLIDELSLLHFPVIDGAATSATIFEQGENPGPAAQLKLISVEQRPHGVIWLRYEVAA is encoded by the coding sequence ATGCCCAAAACCACCAGACCCCGCGTTATCTGCCACATGATGAGCTCGCTCGACGGGCGTACCATTCTCAGCCGCTGGGGCCAGTCGCCCGATACCAAGGAGTACGAAACCACCGCCGCCACCTTCGGGGCCGATGCCTGGATGTGCGGCCGCGTGACCATGGAAAAGGATTTCACCAAAGCCCTCGCCCCCGACCTGCAACCCGTGAGCCACCCGCTCGACCGCCAGGATTTCGTGGCCGACTACACCGCCGATTCCTTCGCCATTGCCGTGGACGCCCACGGCAAGCTGGGCTGGAAATCCGGCTCCATCGACGACGACCACCTCATCAGCATCCTCAGCGAGCAGGTGAGCGACGAGTACCTGGCCTACCTGCGCAACCAGGGCGTTTCCTACCTCTTCGGCGGCACAAAAGAGCTTGACTTGGCGCTGGTGCTCGACAAGCTGGGCCGCCTCTTTCCCATCAAAACTATCCTGCTGGAAGGCGGCGGCCATATCAACGGCTCAATGCTCAAAGCTGGGCTGATTGACGAACTCAGCCTGCTGCATTTCCCCGTCATTGATGGGGCGGCCACTTCGGCCACCATTTTTGAGCAGGGTGAAAACCCGGGGCCGGCGGCGCAATTGAAATTAATTAGCGTGGAGCAGCGGCCGCATGGGGTTATTTGGCTGCGGTATGAAGTGGCGGCTTAG
- a CDS encoding formate--tetrahydrofolate ligase produces MSDISIAESVVLPPIKEVAARLGISEDDLEPYGRHKAKLPLHLIDPGKVAAAKLILVTAITPTPAGEGKTTVSIGLGDGLHKLGKKAVVVLREPSLGPVFGAKGGATGGGRSQVSPMVDINLHFTGDFNAVEKANNLLAALLDNAIQTPNHPLNIDPRTVLWKRCLDLNDRSLRQIIIGLGGKANGVMRSDGFNITAASEVMAILCLATSLPDLKAKLGNILVAFSYDNKPIYARQLQAEDAMAILLRDALKPNLVQTLEQTPALVHGGPFANIAQGTNTVLATRMGLSLGDYVVTEAGFGADLGAEKFLNIKCGYAGLAPAAVVLVATVRALRHHGGAPAAELNTPDLARCERGFANLARHIENTQKFGYQPVVAINHFVTDTPEEVALVQQLCQARGVEAVLSTSWADGGAGATALAEAVLANIAQGTNHLRPLYAWDQPVKAKIETIAREVYGAVGVDYTAQAEADLRRIDRLGLAGLPICMAKTQKSFSDNEKLIGRPEGFRVTVRECELAAGAGFLIPILGTLLRMPGLPPVPASTGMEIDDSGVITGLS; encoded by the coding sequence ATGTCCGACATTTCCATTGCCGAATCCGTAGTCCTACCGCCCATTAAAGAGGTGGCCGCCCGCCTGGGCATTTCCGAGGACGACCTGGAGCCCTATGGCCGCCACAAGGCCAAGCTCCCGCTACACCTGATTGACCCGGGAAAAGTAGCTGCCGCCAAGCTGATTCTCGTCACGGCCATTACTCCCACGCCAGCCGGCGAAGGCAAAACCACGGTATCCATCGGCTTGGGCGACGGGCTGCACAAGCTGGGCAAAAAGGCCGTGGTGGTACTGCGCGAGCCCTCGCTGGGGCCCGTATTCGGAGCCAAAGGCGGGGCTACCGGCGGCGGCCGCTCGCAGGTGAGCCCGATGGTGGACATCAACCTGCACTTCACCGGCGACTTCAATGCCGTGGAAAAGGCCAATAACCTGCTGGCCGCCCTGCTCGATAACGCCATCCAGACGCCCAACCACCCGCTCAACATCGACCCGCGCACCGTGCTCTGGAAACGCTGCCTCGACCTGAACGACCGCAGCCTGCGCCAAATCATCATCGGGCTGGGCGGCAAGGCCAACGGGGTAATGCGCTCCGACGGCTTCAACATCACGGCCGCCTCCGAGGTCATGGCCATCCTGTGCCTGGCCACCAGCCTGCCCGACCTCAAGGCCAAGCTCGGCAACATCCTGGTGGCGTTCAGCTACGATAACAAGCCCATTTACGCCCGCCAGCTGCAGGCCGAGGACGCCATGGCCATTCTGCTGCGCGACGCGCTGAAGCCCAACCTGGTGCAAACCCTGGAGCAAACCCCCGCCCTGGTGCACGGCGGCCCCTTCGCCAACATTGCCCAGGGCACCAACACGGTGCTGGCCACCCGCATGGGCCTCTCGCTGGGCGACTACGTGGTGACGGAAGCCGGTTTCGGAGCCGACCTCGGGGCCGAGAAGTTTCTCAACATCAAGTGCGGCTACGCGGGCCTAGCCCCCGCTGCCGTGGTGCTGGTAGCCACCGTGCGGGCCCTGCGCCACCACGGCGGTGCCCCCGCCGCCGAGCTCAACACCCCCGACCTGGCCCGCTGCGAGCGGGGCTTTGCCAACCTGGCCCGGCACATCGAAAACACCCAGAAGTTCGGCTACCAGCCCGTGGTGGCCATCAACCACTTCGTAACCGACACGCCCGAAGAAGTGGCCCTGGTGCAGCAGCTGTGCCAGGCCCGCGGCGTGGAGGCCGTCCTCAGCACCAGCTGGGCCGACGGCGGCGCCGGCGCCACCGCCCTGGCCGAGGCCGTGCTGGCCAACATCGCCCAAGGCACCAACCACCTGCGCCCCCTCTATGCCTGGGACCAGCCGGTGAAAGCCAAAATCGAAACCATTGCCCGCGAGGTGTACGGCGCGGTCGGGGTCGACTATACGGCCCAGGCCGAAGCCGACCTGCGCCGCATCGACCGCCTGGGCCTGGCCGGGCTGCCCATTTGCATGGCCAAAACCCAAAAGTCGTTTTCCGACAACGAGAAGCTCATCGGCCGGCCCGAAGGCTTCCGCGTTACCGTACGCGAGTGTGAGCTGGCGGCCGGTGCGGGCTTCCTCATCCCCATCCTCGGCACGCTGCTGCGCATGCCGGGCCTGCCGCCCGTGCCCGCGTCCACCGGCATGGAAATAGACGACAGCGGAGTGATTACGGGGTTGTCGTAG
- a CDS encoding flavin reductase family protein, whose amino-acid sequence MLAPKPAFHSLTPSDLTPAQWHPFLVGAVAPRPVAFASTIDAEGRVNLSPYSFFNVFSSNPPILVFSPANRVRDNSQKHTLQNVREVPEVVINICDYALVEQMSLSSTEYGKGVNEFTKAGLTELASELVRPPRVAEAPAAFECVVEQIIELGQNNGAGNLIICRVVRAHFRQDILLADATGIDPFKLDAVARLGGDWYCRASGSSLFEVPKPNRHIGIGIDQLPEHLRTSDVLTGNELGRLANIERDALPTPEQVEEFKTEPMVAYLLNKHRDDAPELTRQLLQLGRQLLAEGRLVEAWQALLLKS is encoded by the coding sequence ATGCTCGCGCCCAAGCCCGCTTTCCATTCCCTCACTCCTTCCGACCTCACCCCTGCCCAGTGGCACCCCTTCCTGGTGGGGGCCGTGGCCCCGCGCCCGGTGGCCTTCGCCAGCACCATCGACGCCGAGGGCCGCGTGAACCTGAGCCCCTACAGCTTCTTCAACGTCTTCAGCTCGAACCCGCCCATCCTGGTGTTCTCGCCCGCCAACCGCGTGCGCGACAACAGCCAGAAGCACACCCTGCAAAACGTGCGCGAAGTGCCCGAAGTCGTCATCAACATCTGCGATTACGCCCTGGTGGAGCAGATGTCCTTGTCCAGCACCGAGTATGGCAAGGGCGTGAACGAATTCACCAAAGCCGGCCTCACCGAGCTGGCCTCTGAGCTGGTGCGCCCGCCCCGCGTGGCCGAAGCGCCGGCCGCCTTCGAGTGCGTGGTGGAGCAGATTATTGAACTGGGCCAGAACAACGGAGCCGGCAACCTCATCATCTGCCGGGTGGTGCGGGCCCACTTCCGCCAGGACATTCTGCTAGCCGACGCCACCGGCATCGACCCGTTTAAACTCGACGCCGTGGCCCGCCTCGGTGGCGACTGGTACTGCCGCGCCAGCGGCAGCAGCCTCTTTGAAGTGCCCAAGCCCAACCGCCACATCGGCATCGGCATCGACCAGCTGCCCGAGCACCTGCGCACTTCCGACGTGCTCACCGGCAATGAACTGGGCCGCCTCGCCAACATCGAGCGCGATGCCCTGCCTACGCCTGAACAAGTCGAGGAATTCAAAACCGAGCCCATGGTGGCTTACCTCCTCAACAAGCACCGCGACGATGCCCCGGAGCTGACGCGGCAACTGCTGCAGCTGGGCCGCCAGCTGCTGGCCGAAGGGCGGCTGGTGGAGGCGTGGCAAGCGCTGCTGCTCAAAAGCTGA